The segment CGTCGAATTCAATACGCGTTGCCGAAGCAATCCCCATAAAAAGTATTAAACACGAGTGTCTCAGGTATTTAAACATCAACAGAATAATGGAAAATGATTAACGGATAATTGGATAGACAGGCAACCAAACAACATTGGAAAGATACATGTATAAGGCATTCGAATTTGACTAAAACAAGAACAATTAATGTAGCAGAATgacatgaattcattatattttgcaGTTTCTTGTCAACTACTTACAACCTAAACATAATATTATTAATCTCTAAAAATCAATTTATGTACTTTATAACATTGGaaaagttttcattaatgaagatgaatgaaatgatcaaTCAGTATGGAAGAATGATAAGAGACATTCGTATGTTAATTAATGTGAATATTTATAGGTTAAATATAAGAATGTCCTAGCATCAACAACTAAGAACATAGAAATAGAATTATTTAAAACTAATATATTAATAGATaaaaataacatatttgtaatatcccgatgagtagaaaaattaaattttctaacgtttcgtgactcagtgtacgccacttcttcagagaataaataactagATTAAATTaacccaagtttaaatagtacatagGAACAAAACAATAATGTTAGGTACGATCAAACAAAAACACATCTGACCACGCCAATGTCATTCCGGTCAAAGTGATTTGCgtgaggtatatatatatatatatatatatatatatagtggctTGGATAGATGGCCCAAGTCGGATGGATAGAGAGGCCTTCGGTCATCAAATACGAATGTAACAATTTTAAAACAGACAAGTTCAGTAACTGGCTTATCGATTAGAGTGAGTGAGGTGGCTTAGTGGCTATGATATTCGGTCTCAAATAAGTAGGTTTCAGGTTCAAAACCAGTCACACCTACTCATGGTCAGATAGTTGGATAGCACAACCATCAGTTATATAAACAGTGTAGTTCAAAGCTAAGTAAATAAACATGTAGTTGataaagtcagtcagctacaacgtaggaccaggcacatatatgcatcggtccaagttgccatacttcgttagcacaacaagatgaacaccggattcatagaattaatttagtggtggtagtatataaagaaaggttgtatataaggatatagtataggaaggaaaaaagttatgaagcaattttaatctcatggtataagggaagacaaaaagtgtatacacctactccattgtgattgatactgagccatgtcacacacagtctccaactattgattacgatagtcacgcggaccccaaccaagcagtctacatctaccaacatggctcagactagaagttaatggcttcaagctctgatgccacgttttggtttggccgcccctaactctcttccaatcatccccaatactagttagcattgcgcgtcgtagtAATCGGTGTTCGGGCATACGttacacgtggcccaaccatctcagtcgatgaagattcacaacctcatcaactgattcaccgtcattccttaataccctgtgtctaaactcactattacttacccggtgatcccagcagatgcgagcaatatttctaaggcatctgtgatcaaatactagtaacttacgagtattttctactcttaatggccatgtttcgcaatcgtaaagtagaacagagcgaactgctgtgcagtatactcgtcccttaattgataggcAGATATCTCACCTTCACCATAGATGACGTACGTTGGCAAaaaccaaacgagctttctgaatctgtgtagaaatttcatcagacacTAACCCATTAAGGCTGATCAGCCTTTTAAGTGAAGTTGTCGGTgtattcaactacttcactccctatccttagttcaggtgttgacgcaggccagttctggagtaacaatttacatttagaggggtaGGAACGTATTCCAAACATCTTgacattgttgctcagtgctacttaaagactctgaattttgtcagcgtcttcaccaaacaagactatgtcatctgcgtattctaagtcgataaatggacctcctggtagaagatcaattcctgaaaattcagtcgacgagtgttatttccagcaacaggtctataatgaagttaaacaaaaatggggatagtagacagccttgacggacaccacttgaggttgtaaaatcatatgacagttcgattggtagtgttcgagtaaagagccttcacaaggtttatgtacttctcaggtacacctctTAGTGACAGACActaccacagaacctctcggtctacagagtcaaatgctgctttcaagtcaagaaaaactatcattgtcggacgccgataaagcatgtctgtgctctaaaacttgacgaatggtgaatatgtggtcgatacagccacgacgaggtttgaagccagcctgattttctcgtgtttgcagttcacgagtcttagttaggcgcccgataattattgaggctagtattttagatactatgttagtcagactaatccctctatggttatcacaggatgattttggctccttcttatatattgagacaatcagagattgtgaccagtcagatggaattacgtccgtctcccagattttagccagaatattagtcaacctaatcgctaaaattggaccaccatatttaaagacctctggagccaatccatctggaccaagtgctcttcctcgtttcagattacttatagccttttgaacttcaagtagggtcggggggcctacttcaatgttccattcagattgtctgggaatagtgggtagttgtgcagtagctgaaggccagctaaactgctccttaaagtgttccgcccatcgttctaaacgtttgggttgagagcagataggggttccgtctttttccgagattgtctcacttacacttgacttcttaattccggtttcttttattagtctgaatagttgcctggtgttgcctacagccgctgccttttccatctcttttgctttcgttgcccaccactgctcacgatcgtttcttagacttttggttaacctagatctaatttgtttacgcgaatccattagtgaaatagacttagaagaaatccactggtttttggagccctatggtttaaataacgaatagatgttactgctgtttctacagctgttcgtgtgtctttccaagcagcatctgggtcagtctcgtttacagaactgcctagatgtgaactcagttgtatctggaattcgcatttggctttctcgtcctccagttcaatcctaatgggtcttcttagtgtacttttcctgcgtccattgaggcgcagacaaatgcgcgctcgtattaaagcgtgatcagagtctaaacaagtattccaatacgagcgacaatcttctatcgagcctctccaacgatggctgatgacaatatggtctatttgagtccatcgttggtttggtgaaggtggtcgccatgttagacgatgtctctccttatgcttaaaattagtgcttgctaaaataaacgattgtctgagcatagttgcaacagacgatcaccattatcggttcgttgagccggaatactaaaacacccacctaaatgtctttctgtttgatttaagctgcctacctgggcattaaagtcacccgctacgactactatgtctgagcgcttagctttttgaagaagctcagagagctttctgtaaaagtcatctttcacttcattcgggctgcagtcagtggaagagtaggcagaaacgacgaaaaggcaatgacgtgtgtccctatccttccgagttcttacggagccatttagccggacagcacacaggtgAATGTTAACGGAGATCCATTccaatagtgcttgttctgccgtTGTACTAactgctatgcctacacctgcaagtccatgagaactagccaacgggtcgccagatacacagagggtgtatttcgttggctgtccattttggtgaggtgaggtcaagtgaatgaccacactaggatcctgtatgcgtgtttcggagacacaacatacatcaatggtacgagattctaggattttagctaaggaggcccgttgaccgatttgacttagggtacgtacgttgaaggctccaatgtgtagtttggagcgaggttttagtagacctgggacagcgtttcgcgcactagaatcgttggctatggtgacacttgaggagggaaccgaaagaggaagtttagtgttgaaagtcgaggtgggAGGAGTAATAGGAAATGAagagggagattgattatgaatacagtggtcttgagtgctgttagaggtatgagggcagttatcactttccggttgcccataccgtggaagggttcttctaggggtacctgaaaagaaaattgggttagaagtggtcttaatgacctgagagcgtgaccgcagtgcccaagggacaactgcttgaggtcggtcacacacgacctttttgtgggtagtttttgtgttagctccttacttgttgagaccttaccgccggagacggatatctgtgAGATAAGGCGAGCTGTGCATTTTCAGGGTctaccttttctaaccccacccgtccttgtgggaaggcagcatcactgtcatgctggttgtctgaaggaaacaccttactgctgtcacacctctgtacagtcagcagtacgacttcgtctTCGGACCttaggtttgctgcttttagtcttaccgctcttcaaccgacctgcctggcatggtaggaccttgaggaacgattgttccaaccagtatagctcgattgattcatcacgataggcaagcccgaccactacgtcaaggtagcagcaacggtcgggataaAGAGTTAATATGGATTCAAATTTCAAACAACCCTTCACTACCTAAAATTTTTGTAACCAGGCAGTATCACTAGAACTAGATAGTAATCATATCCTAATGTACATAAACTACCATAAAGTATCTAAATAGTCGGGTTAAAAACAGCTAAATAATACCTAAATTATACAAAGACTCGAGGGATTAGAGTTTTGAGATTGAATTACGTACTAAATTGTATACGCCAAATAATCTTTACTTCATTAACACAGTAATAATGAAAAGAGACTTGGTTACATTTAAAATATACTTCGTGTGTCCATACTGTTTGAAACGATATTgaacattttattcataacaATCATCAAAAAAAGAGTTAGATAATTTTAAGACTAAAAAAGTTATACATTCAGCAAATTTCTTATGCAAAAGAAGGGAAATaggttttaaattatttataatactTTGGAAGTCACTAAGTATTCTTACAAGAGGACGTTACGACTAAAAAGAATGATaagtattgaaaagaatatcaAAGTACTTAGAGTAATCATTTCAGAAAATATTAAGTACAACAACACTAAAGCATTtgaacaataattataataatggtAACCGTCCCAGAAGTGATTCGTAGACTGGTTTTCCGGATCGGATGAGACATAAGTTGAGTGAAAGGCAATAATTACGTGACTCCACAAATATTGTTAAGTAGAGCAGATATAGAACTTGTGATTTATTGAAAGTTAGTTACACAAACAGTAAAATAATCAGGAATAAAAAAGCCAAACCAAAAAAAACACCGATTAATCCACGAGTACAATGTACATAGATAAACATGAATTTTTCATTCATATAATTTACTTACTAATGGATGTTGTTCAGCTTTCTCTGAATGATATTCAGCAACTGCCCGAAGACGATCTACCCAGTATTGCCTCTCTTTAGCATCAATAGCTAAAAAATAAGCAAAAATACAGTCAGGTGTTTAGGTGTTATATCAACAAGTAATGAGATTTTAAAGAGGAGACTATGAAGCAACTATGATAAGacaatatttttttatcttGGTTTACAGGAAATAAAATAATCAGAAAGGTTTCTTTGATGAAATAGTCGGGACATTTGATTAAACCGTTCATTGTTAATTCAAAACAAATGTATAGAAAAACATGAAGACAACATCATCCTTCTTGTTTATATGACATTTACAACTTATATTTTTATAAGTACCCTATATATTCCTAAGGGATTTTAAAACCGGTTTGCAGAATGGCAAATAAAGTAATAAGCAGTGAGGTTGATGAGTTTGTATTTACACAGGGAATAGGGATAATACGTAGATAGTATAGTTCTacttggtgaagacgctggcaaaatgcgaAGTATTTTGATTGATTTGAGCAACAATGGAAAAATGTTTGGGAAGTATTTTTCTACCTTCTAAatggaaaatattatttctgGACGGCTCTGCGTCAACACCTAAACTAATGATGTGGAAATAAGTAGTTGAACATATCGACAAACTTATTCTTTCTCCTCGAATGACGACATCTATAGTGATTCTTTCCTACTGCTGCTGATACTgttactagtactactactctGAGATTTgccttgataatttcatctctccGGGCCATCGTGCgacaacttgaactgatacACATGTATGGTAAGCTCTACGTTGCATTTGACTGACTACAGGACTAAGATAATACTGTCTACATAAATCTTTATTTCCTGACTCAATTTTATTTTTGACACCATCCAATCGACCTTTCCAAGCAAAATAAGATGCCAGGCTTAAATAGTATGAAATAAAAGAGCTATCTTGTTAGAAAACCTTGACCTCCCCATCAATGTAAAAACGTCTGTGTGGAAAACAGGTTGTGTTGTAATATCTTATGACTGTACATTTTAAAATTCATAGTATGACAAAAGAGTCAATGTTTACAAAAGGGGATTTAAAACTAGTTGATCTAGGCTACTTTAGTAATGCACATTAATTCTTCAAAACACAAATAAATGTCTCCGTTACTGAGTTcagtttaaatatatttttgtgaagAGTTAAAAACACGAAAGGAATTAGACCTAGAGTTAATTACTATTCATTTCAACATATAGCTGGCTTATCATTTACTGACTTCactaatgaaatgaataatgaaGTAGTGAACATGTCTGAAGTATGATCCTTTCGCAGAATTAGTGTTGATGTGAACCATtttacaaacacacacacaaatagaaATATACAAGTAAACAAACGGCAAAAATATGGTATGCGGACGAGAAAACAAGAGTCAAGAAAACTACATTCAACTTAATGCTCGAAATTCAAAAAACAGTAACTTTTGTTTCGTTACACAAAACTGCCAACAAAAATATTCTTGGGCAATGCTCATAACgtgattattataaccaatggttagcgaatttgaatgacatggtacaaaatcgtttgcaatggcgcaggtgcatccattctttgtcttcccccATATTCTGAGCTTCTGAATTTCACATCTCTTTTCGTGTTTCCATTTCattaatttacattttcttCTCAAATCGTATCTTCAAACTCTAACCTTTTCTACCACCACTCACACTGCTACTACCTCTACTGTTCTGAGATTTCGATTGACAATTTCAACTCTCTATGCTAGTTGGtcatggcaacttgaaccgatgtacatacattaccaggttctatgttgtgactgactggatGACTGGTCATAACGTTTAAACTTATTAAGAAGAGTTCTTTTCTGTTATCATAAGGCGAAAATGATTGTTAAGCATATCAAATGCTTCTTTCTAACACGTGAATCgaccaatttttttaaaattactttgTTTATGGTAAACTCGTAaggaaattattttattagtgGTTTACTGAATAATAGGTGAGCTGGTGAAGGAGGAATGCCAGAATAGTTAATAAattcttcatttcaatacgacgGCAACCATGTTTTCCTCATGAATTACACCTTCGTAACTGCTCAGCTACTTTATCAGTAAAGATTTCGTAGGTGATGATGAACTTTCGATGAAGCTGTTTGTGGCTATAAGAAGAATTCATAGATAAACTTTTGGAGTGAATAAACTCGCATTCAGACTAATGTGTTTACGTAGCGATATTTCTACAAAATTAGGATAGGGAAACTGATAATAAACCTTGAAAAACCATTAAGCTCTAGCAGGAGGTTTCATTACTTCTGTAGCAAAATACTTTGATTTATACAAACTCTGCTCATAGATTGAAAAAAGGTATCAAAATCACATAGTCAATTGAAATCTCATAAGTTATTTCATATACCAAACTTTTACCGAAAAGTTATATATGAGACAAACCTTTCAGTTTTAATAAATCACCATTTGCGGCGTTAATAAAAAAGGTCTGTGAATCTTCATCCGAAGGACAAATGGAGGCATACTGAAAATTGTAGAAAAATAAGGTAATTTTAATACCAACGAAGACAAGAACGGAAAAGTTTATATGGTACTTAAGCACTTTAAATGTGGCCGTAAAAAGTTAAATGCCCGTACAGCCCCCTTTTAGCCTTAATAAGCAACTCTCATTAAAAAACATAATCTGGTCTAAGACCAAATGAGTTACGAAAAATGGAACTCATCAAGGAAAATTGTATTCCGCTATATCGCAAAATGGATGTAAATAACCTCTCATATCATGTAACTCAATGAATGACTGCATTCTTACAACCGGTTAGATTTATTCCTTCTGCTGTATTTTTAAGACTCCTACCCCGTGCATACCAATTCGTGGCAAACTATATAAAAACGTATAACTCCAGAATATTTTTATGGTGTTTTTTCAAGAATGGAACATCGAACATGAGGTTTAACTTATTTTGAGATATATCGATAAAATAGAGTATTGAATAGTAAAATAAAAGCCCTTACAGATATGTAAGACTGttaccatcattatcattacttcATTCATAAACATGTATTTTAACTCTATTCACTACAACAATTCAAATATTATCAACGAATATTCCTATATGTAAAGTCTGATAAGAAATTTtcgaaaataaaattttgtttaagTTGTGTTTTACAATCATCTGAATGCAAGTATTAAAACTCTTGAATTCAAAGGTACTTACTATAAGACTTAGGGCTCCACGAGGTTTAAGTGATCGTTTATGATCTTCTTTCTGGAAAAGAATCATAAAATAAGtaggaaaatattttatattacaaaATGGTAGAAGTGACTGATAAAGGATTATTAGAATTACAATTTTAAATAATGCGTGAAACTTTTACATAAATTTGCCAGTCAATTTTGTGAGGGGAAATTTCGTTTTTATCGTTTCATATAAGATAATCAACTAACCTCATAATATTCTATCCTTCCTGCATCTGGATCTATCACAAACCAACGATACTGGTAACCTTTCATAACATTTGTAAATTTTAGCAGTTGACCTTCGGTTCGTTTTCTGATTTAAATGAATGTTAAAGCCACATAAATTATGGTGGAAAAATGATTATAAGAAACAAACAGCAAACTAATATTATGCATCAGTCGAGTTTTAATAATTGTACAAAATACTTGGAATACTGTTTCCTTTGTTTTGGACGTTACTGAAAATGGACTGGATTAGGTCAATATGTCATCTAAAGTTCTATAAAAAGTCAATACAACTTTGAAGATTTTATTAATGTGTGTGCAAACTTCTTCATAATAAAGGGTATAAAGATCTGTCTCCCGAATTCCAAAGCTATAAACCAATTCAGTTTAAACCAAGCAAACATTATGAAACGCTTGATCTGTACCATGTAACTTGATGTAAGTTGATGAGAAACCTAGCTTAATAAAAGCTATGAATCCATATAGTCTGATAGCATTTTGATTGTAAGTGAACAGTAAATTGAAGGTATCAGAACGAGAATAACGATTAAGAATGAAACAGAATATCCATAATATAAGTCAACCCGATATCCACAACAAATATTTTCCCTACATTTAGCGGTCTCTCTGACGAAAGAATTAAACTTGATCTGAATTCAAACAAGAATAAAGTTGACTGTGATAGTGTAATTTTTTTGCGGCCATAAAACTTTAATCAAAATCTAGTGGGTAATTACAAGAAAGTTGAGGTAACTATTGGTTTCATGTGATAATCAGTCAATCTCTTGATACATTCTAAGACAACAGTAGATTATACCACATAATTATATAAACAATCGTTTGTACTGACATTATTATTCACTGAAATAATTATGCgaattaaagaaaaatattaaCAAAGACTAATTTAATTTTCAAAGTACGACTCAAACTGAAATAAGCAACAAATTTGATTGGTATAAATTAGTATTACACGATGTGTTCGTACAAAGcgaaattcatttttttctaaAGCAATTTTGTCATCAtactgttgtatcccgaagagaattacgaatggtaacttttgaggactatttattggtcaatataatatgtatatttcctattgtaattaacctaatcatattcgtttcctcttatcactaactttattttgacctttgaactattattatacgatccttgagttatcatcagtttattgattactattcacagccacattcggctaaatattgtacaaatgttattatctattttatgggtcgacatggtttgtttggttggtatataaactaagtatgtttgaaatacaatgattcataccaccgaggctgttattggtgttttggacttaactggttgggctaggcagatcgcaggatcggttagcactgtagactgctcgtacggtttcgtgtgtcactgttctagtcgataattcgctgcttcctgtttggcggtcttatcaagtcacacattagcaaggcatccactcggccacaagatataacacataCCAAAATCCTCCCTCCTAGATAACGGGTGAGAAAAACCAGGACGtttaattcaaattcatttcatCACTTCAAGTTTTTGCAACGagggtttttatttatttgatactaAGCAAACAAACGCTGGAATATGAACTTAATTAGTTGCTTTGACACTTTATTTCTGAGATGTGGGGGGCATTCGTAAAAGTCTAATTTTAAGACTAATCTTAAAACTACAGCAGGAAAGACTTTTCTCTTTAATGCGACTCCAGTGGTCAAAGTTTTCCAACCTGAGACGATGTTAGGACTTAGCAGAGGTAGATGATATATGATCTTATAGAGTCCAAGAAAAAATTGATTAACAAACTAGCACTCTCAAATTACTTATAGTTGCTCCATTTGTGTTAGCTCATGACGAAAACTGTCTTAAATATTAATTACTTATGATAAGAACCCACCTTAAGTGATTCTTTTCTTCTTCAGTTTGTAGCTCCTGTAAAAGAATGAGAGGAAGAATACACATATACAGATGATTTGATTAATTAAACAACGTGCCGCTATTCCTGTCAATGAGATGTAGAAAACTAAGTTTAATGAGACAGGTAAAAGGAGAGAATTAATGGTAGATTTGCCTGCGAAAAAGAAGGCATAATCTGTAAATAAAAGTTGACAGGTCATAAGCGCTTCAGTTAGATAAATCGAGATCACAACATTAAGGTGAATTATTCCACAGAGAGTAATTCACAAAGAAATGTATGAATTATTAGATTATTGACATCAAAGTGATAAGAACTAGTGACTGTGGCTACGAACTAAGAACACTGGCGCAGTTACATTTGCTCTTTACCATAATTAACAGGTAGTCACGTATATTCCGcgtgtttttttctttgattaaaaaaatataatttgcCTTGTATCAAGTATTTTAAGTAAAcggatatacatatatactcactgtcttctctcagatggggtgttgtttacaaaattgagagaactaaaagcgaatgtccgacgctttaacgggaccggtggacacggtgagtccacctaggggagttgggaaaccctgattccaaaccaatggtgcacatcggctccagtatcctcagggaacaaatggcgtatgaatcaattgttggtcacctgctaccatggggctgcatctcctgacgtcgctccactgccttgtggattagacctttatgtcaaaggcccCGTGTAtggcttcctaagaaaaccacctgctttggtctcagtacccgggcagtatcacatcccacATACGAATTAAGTCAAATGACAATTACTGCTGGAAATActattctagcttcaattcaaaTTTGCACAATCCACATTCATTCGGTAACATCATCTCTATTTTTTATATAATACGTCACTTATCTACTCTCTCCCATTCTCAATTTTGTgtattcttattttccaacttaTACAGCAGTCCGCCTATaatggaaactctgttctatctaaacgatctcgagTCATTGTTTGGTCGAAAATTGAATGTTACCACCGAATACGAATTCTGAAACAGttttttctgaaaccacgtataccattcaaactggTTTTCTTCAACATTCGcgcactaatgcagatcggacaacagatagggctggctatgtctttagaaagtcttaatatcgacGTCTGTTGTCTATCAGAGATCCATATTCAAGACTATGGTGAAGTACCACAAATTCGCTCTTCGCCTTTTGCTTCAAAAGGCTTGTTTTACGTGTCATTCCATTAGAGAGGGTTAGAGAGGGTtgtccaatctcaccattccttttcaactttgctatcgatggcattctggaaacagctctgatggatgtaagtaatggcggtgtagatctgctgcctggagaaagacttctcgaccttgagtatgcggatgatattgtcttactgtgcgataatgcccaaggcatgcaatccgcacttgatcagttggcaatcagtgtccgtaggtacgGTGTGTGCTTTataccttcgaagtgcaaagtactcttcaggactggcaggattctaatcctgtactcaccctggataatgagcagattgaagtagttgagaagttcgtgtatctaggtggctgcataagtgctggcggtggcgtgagtgatgagatcgatgtaCGTAtggtgaaagccagagcggcttatgccaatctgggctatctttggcgccttcgtgatgttagtctggttgtaaaaggtcggatctacaacgcgtctgtgagagcagttttgctcgatgcttgtgaaacctggcctctccgagttgaggatgttagactactctctgtgttcgatcatcgttgtctctgaAGGACTGCTGACACCCAGTGGCAACactatgttagtaatgcagaggttcggcatcgtgtgttcgggctgTGACGATAATCCAATTTCTGTCACcgtcttgaaacaccgactttggtggcttggacatgttcaacgaatgtcatcccagagaattccacgtcgtgtaTTATTTGcggacgctgggactggttgggaaaaaaagaggtggtcagtgtatgacaagGTGTCGTGGTATGGAAGAAAGCTGCGAATGGCTggtttctgttggtccttcccgactccctggctggagtcctagagatggtgcaacacagtggctagagacgttatcagatatggctcagaatggaAGCCAGTGGCGTCCTATTGTAACCTTCTCTTACTTCCTTCATAAAAAGTGGTTGTAACCCCTAACTGGAATTCTTTCCGGCTGAACGTTTCCTTTTCCCCACTATTGTTAGTATTACACTCCCAAACACTAATTTGTGGccgttattatttttgtttttttttcttctctcttATACGCACGTTAAATTTTTTATCCCTCCCCATTCTCGtttttattgtgtggcgcatatatatccgACGCCCCCTtaaaccaatatttatgtgttcaaataagaaataaataataaaaataataaaactgtgAAATGAATTTACCTTAGCACGCTTTATTAGCTTGAAAATATTTTCTCGATCTTTTCCATTCATTGTGTAAGCCGCAGAATGGAGAAATAGATCAGACGCGATCTTAAAAACCCGAG is part of the Schistosoma mansoni strain Puerto Rico chromosome 1, complete genome genome and harbors:
- a CDS encoding putative oxysterol-binding protein, which gives rise to MNGKDRENIFKLIKRAKELQTEEEKNHLRKRTEGQLLKFTNVMKGYQYRWFVIDPDAGRIEYYEKEDHKRSLKPRGALSLIYASICPSDEDSQTFFINAANGDLLKLKAIDAKERQYWVDRLRAVAEYHSEKAEQHPLITTLSGTSESSNHADSQNTGSQVPNSSKSSQSNEVNHTSDQSPNGNFPIAE